A genomic window from Acinetobacter lwoffii includes:
- a CDS encoding peroxiredoxin, protein MSLRLGDTAPNFEQQSSEGLINFYDFLGDSWGILFSHPADYTPVCTTELGYTAKLKDEFAKRGVKAIALSVDDVESHHGWIKDINETQNATVNFPIIADQDRKVSELYDFIHPNASETLTVRSLVVIDPNKKVRLIITYPASTGRNFHEILRVVDSLQLTDSHKVATPANWQHGDDVVIIPSLKDEEEIKQRFPKGYTAVTPYLRLTPHPEQG, encoded by the coding sequence ATGAGTTTACGTTTAGGCGATACCGCACCGAATTTTGAACAGCAATCCAGTGAAGGCCTGATTAATTTTTATGATTTTCTGGGTGATAGCTGGGGCATTTTATTTTCACACCCTGCCGACTATACACCGGTATGTACGACTGAACTTGGCTATACCGCAAAACTGAAAGATGAGTTTGCAAAACGTGGTGTTAAAGCGATTGCCTTGTCAGTTGATGATGTGGAGTCGCATCATGGCTGGATTAAAGATATTAATGAAACCCAGAACGCCACGGTGAATTTCCCGATCATTGCCGATCAGGATCGTAAAGTTTCCGAGCTATATGACTTTATTCATCCAAATGCCAGTGAAACTCTAACGGTTCGTTCTTTAGTGGTCATTGATCCCAATAAAAAAGTCCGTTTGATTATTACTTATCCTGCATCGACCGGCCGTAATTTCCATGAAATCTTGCGTGTGGTGGACTCCCTGCAACTCACCGATAGCCATAAAGTAGCAACGCCTGCGAACTGGCAGCATGGTGATGATGTTGTGATTATCCCTTCACTGAAAGATGAGGAAGAAATCAAGCAACGTTTTCCAAAAGGTTATACAGCGGTCACGCCTTACCTGCGCTTAACGCCCCATCCTGAGCAAGGATAA
- a CDS encoding dual specificity protein phosphatase family protein: MEICIFLILMSCLLTGCMTTPALPEPQRPQHWGQPIHQDHNFHQISNFVYRSEQPSTELIPLLKQHKIDVVINLRSRDKDSFLLSNEKFQLHHVPIHTWAIDREDLLKIMLLIQQAQQNHQKVLLHCYHGSDRTGASVAMYRIIFEHWPIEQALQEMKHGGYGFHAIWRNIDNLFTPKNVKWIREQLTNPSTKTLVNAKN, translated from the coding sequence ATGGAAATCTGCATATTTCTAATCCTGATGAGCTGCCTCCTGACAGGTTGCATGACTACGCCCGCCCTACCTGAACCTCAACGTCCTCAACATTGGGGACAGCCCATTCATCAGGATCATAATTTTCATCAAATCAGCAATTTTGTCTATCGTAGTGAGCAGCCTTCAACTGAACTCATTCCTTTATTAAAACAGCATAAGATCGATGTGGTTATTAATTTACGTTCACGGGATAAAGACAGCTTTCTTTTGAGCAATGAAAAATTTCAGCTGCATCATGTACCCATACATACCTGGGCAATTGATCGGGAAGATTTATTGAAAATTATGCTACTGATTCAGCAAGCACAACAAAATCATCAAAAGGTGCTCCTGCATTGTTATCACGGCTCAGACCGAACCGGTGCCAGTGTCGCCATGTACCGGATTATTTTTGAACATTGGCCGATTGAGCAGGCACTACAGGAAATGAAACATGGCGGTTATGGCTTTCATGCCATTTGGCGCAATATTGACAATCTATTCACCCCTAAAAATGTAAAATGGATTCGCGAGCAACTCACGAATCCATCTACAAAAACTTTGGTTAATGCAAAGAATTAA
- a CDS encoding SPOR domain-containing protein, which translates to MNNKQRWMGGVVLLGGGVLLAALLLKGQDEINQDRQQNPAQAAEVENKEAGNHSLGSLTVDVETEKRLLEQQRRDREKAVAEQEARAAEFLAMQQQAEADAARKAAEEYAALNAHRLGQQSSDNIPPELVEDEQAKQKRLAEEKAVQEKKLAQQQLDQQKANSSTDAAKKEAERKAAESKAAEEKRKLEQQQKTEAERKAAEAKRKTEEERKAAEKKEAERKAAEEKRKADEKRKAEEAKKKATAEEAKKKAEAEQARKLLEGEEDKQWMVQVALAANEANADAVAAKLRAKGYKVTKSSTSKGVRIMVGPSKDRETADALRKKIASDASLNMKSAWVNDWVPLDKR; encoded by the coding sequence ATGAATAACAAACAGCGCTGGATGGGCGGTGTTGTTTTACTCGGTGGTGGTGTTTTATTGGCAGCATTACTCCTGAAAGGCCAAGATGAAATCAATCAGGACCGTCAGCAAAATCCGGCACAGGCTGCGGAAGTTGAAAATAAAGAGGCAGGCAATCATTCGCTCGGTTCTTTGACGGTCGATGTAGAAACAGAAAAGCGTTTACTTGAACAGCAACGCCGTGATCGCGAAAAAGCGGTTGCAGAACAGGAGGCGCGTGCAGCCGAATTTTTAGCGATGCAACAGCAGGCTGAAGCAGATGCTGCACGTAAAGCGGCTGAAGAATATGCTGCCCTGAATGCACACCGCCTAGGACAGCAAAGTTCCGATAATATTCCACCAGAACTGGTGGAAGATGAACAGGCCAAGCAGAAACGTCTGGCTGAAGAAAAAGCGGTGCAAGAAAAAAAGTTAGCCCAGCAGCAGCTGGACCAACAAAAAGCCAATAGTTCTACTGATGCAGCCAAGAAAGAAGCAGAGCGTAAAGCTGCTGAAAGTAAAGCCGCTGAAGAAAAACGCAAGTTAGAGCAACAGCAAAAAACCGAAGCAGAACGTAAGGCGGCTGAAGCAAAACGTAAAACCGAGGAAGAGCGTAAAGCGGCTGAAAAGAAAGAAGCTGAACGTAAAGCTGCCGAGGAAAAACGTAAAGCTGACGAAAAACGTAAAGCTGAAGAAGCCAAGAAAAAGGCTACAGCCGAAGAAGCCAAGAAGAAAGCAGAAGCTGAGCAGGCGCGTAAGTTACTGGAAGGTGAAGAGGACAAGCAATGGATGGTACAGGTGGCACTGGCAGCGAATGAAGCCAATGCAGATGCTGTAGCAGCCAAACTGCGTGCTAAAGGTTATAAAGTGACCAAAAGCTCAACTTCTAAAGGTGTACGCATCATGGTGGGGCCGTCCAAAGACCGTGAGACTGCAGATGCACTCCGTAAGAAAATTGCGTCTGATGCCAGCCTGAATATGAAATCAGCTTGGGTGAATGATTGGGTGCCACTGGATAAGCGTTAA
- the folC gene encoding bifunctional tetrahydrofolate synthase/dihydrofolate synthase, producing the protein MNTAPLATDSLNTWLDYWSHVHVTGIDLGLERVIPVAEKLGVTSPEAKVLTVAGTNGKGSTTTTLAAILNAQGFKVGLYQSPHVYRFNERVKLRGIEVEDQLLIDAFVQVDQARRECGLSLSFFEATTLAAFVIFKDQVCDVWVLEVGLGGRLDVVNVVNPDVAVITNIGLDHTDWLGDTIEKIAFEKAGIIRPDIPVAFGGQQQIPQAILNKAQECNASLYAINRDYFYKAFEDGQSWAFASSGTTLKLPTGSLALDNISTAVAAILLSGLNVSQQAIAQGIQTAKLPGRFEIRQIQNKTVIFDAGHNPHGVEFLLKQLRDYLNYNQKYNEVICVFSMLADKDINSVVKLLKDTVQLWKIAPLFVPRAAEVTVLADALSGEAVEQFDNVKLAFKSALDQTDNNQLILVCGSFHTLEAVWEYLEECQ; encoded by the coding sequence TTGAACACAGCACCCTTAGCAACAGATTCTTTAAATACATGGCTCGATTATTGGAGCCATGTTCACGTTACGGGTATTGATTTAGGTCTGGAACGGGTTATTCCTGTGGCTGAAAAGCTGGGCGTGACATCTCCAGAGGCCAAAGTGCTGACGGTGGCAGGAACCAATGGTAAGGGTTCGACCACCACCACGCTGGCCGCGATCCTGAATGCGCAAGGCTTCAAGGTCGGGCTATATCAATCCCCCCACGTGTACCGTTTCAATGAGCGTGTTAAATTGCGCGGCATTGAAGTGGAAGATCAGTTGCTGATTGATGCTTTTGTTCAGGTCGATCAGGCTCGTCGCGAATGCGGTTTGAGCCTATCTTTCTTTGAAGCCACGACCTTGGCTGCTTTTGTGATTTTTAAAGATCAAGTCTGTGATGTGTGGGTGCTGGAAGTTGGCTTAGGCGGCCGTCTGGATGTGGTCAATGTGGTCAACCCGGATGTGGCGGTGATTACCAATATTGGTCTGGATCATACTGACTGGCTTGGTGACACCATCGAGAAAATTGCTTTTGAAAAGGCCGGAATTATTCGCCCGGATATTCCCGTGGCGTTTGGTGGACAGCAACAGATCCCGCAAGCCATTCTAAATAAAGCTCAAGAATGTAATGCATCTTTGTATGCAATCAACCGTGATTATTTCTATAAAGCCTTTGAAGATGGCCAAAGCTGGGCTTTTGCTTCATCGGGTACGACCTTAAAACTCCCAACAGGTTCGCTGGCACTGGATAATATTTCTACCGCCGTGGCCGCCATTCTGCTGAGCGGATTAAACGTCAGCCAGCAGGCAATTGCACAAGGCATTCAAACGGCAAAATTGCCGGGACGGTTTGAAATCCGTCAAATCCAGAATAAAACCGTGATTTTTGATGCAGGACATAACCCGCATGGGGTGGAATTTCTGCTGAAACAATTACGAGATTATTTAAATTACAATCAAAAATATAATGAAGTCATTTGTGTATTTTCAATGCTGGCAGATAAAGATATAAATTCTGTCGTCAAGTTATTGAAAGACACGGTTCAATTGTGGAAAATTGCACCATTATTCGTCCCACGTGCGGCAGAGGTCACAGTTTTGGCTGATGCTTTAAGCGGTGAGGCGGTAGAACAATTTGACAATGTAAAATTAGCTTTTAAATCAGCACTGGATCAAACAGATAATAATCAGCTGATTTTGGTATGTGGATCATTTCATACCTTAGAAGCGGTATGGGAGTATTTGGAAGAATGTCAATGA
- the argJ gene encoding bifunctional glutamate N-acetyltransferase/amino-acid acetyltransferase ArgJ, with product MAVGDVSMPQMHVVKGVKIGSAEAYVRYQNRRDLVIFELAAGSNVAGVFTQNAFCAAPVHVSKAHLQAGNPRYLVINTGNANAGTGPTGMANAEATCAKLAELAGVQAAEVLPFSTGVIGEQLPMERLLTGLQPALDSLRDDAWVDAATGIMTTDTTPKGASEQFELDGVTYTMTGISKGAGMIRPNMATMLGYVATDAPISRELVQQLLTETVNVSFNRITIDGDTSTNDSCIFIATGQAGGAEITSTEDPRYAVVLDVLTRTMKRLAQLIVRDGEGATKFITVTVEGGGNTQECCDIAYSIAHSPLVKTAIFASDPNWGRILAAIGYAGVPNLDVAKIQVWLDDVQICKDGGAAADYTEAAGARVMAQAEMTIRVDLGRGQAKDTVYTCDLSYDYVKINADYRS from the coding sequence ATGGCAGTTGGTGACGTATCTATGCCACAGATGCATGTGGTGAAAGGGGTTAAAATTGGTTCGGCTGAAGCCTATGTGCGCTATCAGAACCGACGTGACCTGGTGATATTTGAACTAGCTGCAGGCTCCAATGTTGCTGGGGTGTTTACCCAGAATGCCTTTTGTGCAGCACCAGTGCATGTATCTAAAGCCCATTTGCAAGCTGGCAATCCACGTTACTTGGTAATCAATACCGGCAATGCCAATGCTGGAACAGGTCCTACAGGCATGGCAAATGCAGAAGCCACCTGTGCCAAGCTGGCTGAACTTGCAGGCGTGCAGGCTGCTGAAGTGTTGCCATTCTCGACTGGTGTGATTGGTGAGCAGCTTCCGATGGAGCGTTTACTTACAGGTTTACAGCCTGCGCTGGACTCATTGCGTGATGATGCCTGGGTCGACGCAGCGACCGGAATCATGACCACAGATACCACTCCGAAAGGTGCTTCAGAGCAGTTCGAGCTGGATGGTGTGACTTATACCATGACCGGTATTTCCAAAGGTGCAGGCATGATTCGTCCTAATATGGCGACCATGTTGGGTTATGTTGCGACAGATGCGCCGATCAGCCGTGAACTGGTTCAACAGTTATTAACTGAAACGGTCAATGTATCGTTTAACCGTATTACCATTGATGGCGATACCTCGACCAATGATTCGTGTATTTTTATTGCCACAGGTCAGGCCGGTGGTGCTGAGATCACTTCGACTGAAGATCCGCGTTATGCAGTGGTGCTAGACGTATTGACACGTACCATGAAACGCCTTGCGCAACTGATTGTACGTGATGGTGAAGGTGCGACTAAATTCATTACCGTGACTGTAGAAGGCGGTGGTAATACTCAAGAGTGCTGCGATATTGCTTATAGCATTGCGCATTCACCGCTGGTTAAAACCGCAATCTTTGCTTCTGATCCAAACTGGGGCCGTATTCTGGCAGCGATTGGTTATGCAGGTGTGCCGAATTTAGACGTTGCAAAAATTCAGGTTTGGTTAGATGATGTACAAATCTGTAAAGATGGTGGTGCGGCAGCAGACTATACTGAAGCAGCCGGTGCACGTGTGATGGCCCAGGCTGAAATGACGATTCGTGTTGATCTTGGACGAGGTCAGGCAAAAGATACGGTTTATACCTGTGACCTGTCGTATGACTACGTAAAAATCAATGCAGATTATCGCTCATAA
- the secA gene encoding preprotein translocase subunit SecA, giving the protein MLASLIGGIFGTKNERELKRMRKIVDKINVLEPTISTLSDADLSAKTEEFKQRYNKGETLDKLLPEAFAVCREAAKRVMGMRHYDVQLIGGITLHEGKIAEMRTGEGKTLMGTLACYLNAISGQGVHVITVNDYLAQRDAELNRPLFEFLGLSIGIIYSMQNPMEKAEAYRADITYGTNNEFGFDYLRDNMVFSLAEKKQRGLTYAIIDEVDSILIDEARTPLIISGQSEDSSQLYAAINNIPPKLQAQKEEKVPDGGHFWIDEKQRSVEITEVGFETIESELIEMGLLAEGESLYSASNLNLLHHVTAAIRAHYLYQRNVQYIINDGEVIIVDENTGRTMPGRRWSEGLHQAVEAKEGLEIQPENQTLATTTFQNYFRLYKKLSGMTGTADTEAAEMKEIYGLDVVLIPTHRPMIRQDHNDLIYLNREGKYNAIIQEIQRVHEAGVAPILIGTATIEASEILSDKLKAAGIQHEVLNAKQHEREADIIAQAGAPRAVTIATNMAGRGTDILLGGNWKALLAKIENPTPEDETRLKAEWDVNHQAVLDSGGLHIIGSERHESRRIDNQLRGRAGRQGDPGVSRFYLSLEDDLMRIFAGDRVVGMMRAMGLQEDEAIEHKMVSRSIENAQRKVEARNFDIRKNLLKYDDVNNEQRKIIYSQRDDILAENSLQDYIEEMIREVMQGVIANYIPPESIHDQWDSEGLELALREDLSMDLPIGQWLEQDRRLDEEALVVRITDEVLNRYRSRREQMGEESAASLERHFMLNSLDRHWKEHLAAMDYLRQGIHLRGYAQKNPEQEYKKEAYNLFVNMLGTIKSDVVTDLSRIHVPTPEELAEMEAQQQAQAEAMRLQLSHEEFDGLLAGEHEVTTEQNVQANPVAPVFEAPASRNAPCPCGSGLKYKQCHGKI; this is encoded by the coding sequence ATGTTGGCAAGTCTGATCGGAGGAATCTTCGGTACCAAAAATGAGCGCGAACTCAAACGCATGCGTAAAATCGTAGACAAGATTAATGTGCTCGAGCCGACGATATCTACCCTTAGCGATGCAGACTTATCTGCAAAAACTGAAGAATTCAAACAACGATATAATAAGGGTGAAACCCTCGATAAATTATTGCCTGAAGCATTTGCAGTCTGTCGTGAAGCGGCGAAGCGGGTGATGGGCATGCGTCATTATGACGTGCAGCTGATCGGTGGTATTACCTTGCATGAAGGCAAAATCGCAGAAATGCGTACCGGTGAAGGTAAAACCCTGATGGGTACTTTGGCCTGTTATCTGAATGCCATCAGTGGTCAGGGCGTGCATGTCATTACCGTGAACGATTACCTGGCGCAACGTGATGCCGAGTTGAACCGTCCATTATTTGAGTTTTTGGGTTTAAGCATCGGCATTATTTATTCCATGCAAAATCCGATGGAAAAAGCTGAAGCTTATCGTGCCGATATTACTTACGGTACCAATAACGAATTTGGCTTTGACTACCTGCGTGACAACATGGTGTTCTCGCTGGCTGAGAAAAAGCAGCGTGGTTTGACCTATGCGATTATCGATGAGGTCGATTCGATCCTGATTGATGAAGCACGTACCCCGTTGATTATTTCCGGTCAAAGTGAAGATTCTTCACAGCTTTATGCAGCCATCAATAATATTCCACCAAAATTACAGGCACAGAAAGAAGAGAAAGTGCCGGATGGCGGTCACTTCTGGATTGATGAAAAACAGCGTTCAGTTGAAATTACTGAAGTGGGTTTTGAAACCATTGAAAGTGAATTGATTGAAATGGGCTTGCTGGCAGAAGGCGAGAGCTTGTATTCAGCGTCGAACCTGAACCTGTTGCATCATGTCACTGCAGCGATCCGTGCCCATTATCTCTATCAACGCAATGTGCAATACATCATCAACGATGGTGAAGTGATTATTGTCGATGAAAATACCGGTCGTACCATGCCGGGACGTCGCTGGTCTGAAGGTTTGCATCAAGCCGTAGAAGCCAAAGAGGGTCTGGAAATCCAGCCGGAAAACCAGACTCTGGCAACCACAACCTTCCAGAACTATTTCCGTCTGTATAAAAAATTATCCGGTATGACCGGTACTGCTGATACTGAAGCAGCGGAAATGAAAGAAATTTATGGTCTGGATGTGGTGCTGATTCCGACCCACCGTCCAATGATTCGTCAAGACCATAACGATTTAATTTATTTAAATCGTGAAGGGAAATATAACGCGATTATTCAAGAAATTCAGCGTGTGCATGAAGCTGGTGTCGCACCAATTTTGATTGGTACAGCCACCATTGAAGCTTCTGAGATTCTGTCGGATAAGCTAAAAGCGGCAGGGATCCAGCATGAAGTACTGAATGCCAAACAGCACGAACGTGAAGCCGATATTATTGCGCAGGCCGGTGCGCCGCGTGCAGTGACGATTGCCACCAACATGGCCGGTCGTGGTACCGATATTCTCTTGGGTGGTAACTGGAAGGCGTTGCTGGCTAAAATTGAAAACCCGACTCCTGAAGATGAAACGCGTCTGAAAGCAGAATGGGATGTTAATCACCAGGCTGTGCTGGATTCAGGCGGTTTGCATATTATCGGTTCCGAGCGTCATGAATCACGCCGTATCGATAACCAGCTGCGTGGTCGTGCCGGTCGTCAAGGTGACCCGGGTGTATCGCGTTTCTATCTGTCACTTGAAGATGACTTGATGCGTATTTTTGCCGGTGATCGCGTAGTCGGCATGATGCGTGCCATGGGCTTGCAGGAAGATGAAGCGATTGAGCACAAAATGGTGTCTCGCTCGATTGAAAATGCGCAGCGTAAAGTGGAAGCACGTAACTTCGATATTCGTAAGAATTTGCTGAAATACGATGACGTCAATAACGAACAGCGTAAGATCATTTATAGTCAGCGTGACGACATTCTGGCAGAAAATTCACTGCAGGATTATATTGAAGAAATGATCCGTGAAGTGATGCAGGGTGTAATCGCCAACTATATTCCGCCTGAATCGATTCATGACCAGTGGGATAGTGAAGGTCTGGAACTGGCGCTGCGTGAAGATCTTTCGATGGATCTTCCTATCGGACAATGGCTGGAACAGGACCGTCGTCTGGATGAAGAAGCTTTGGTGGTGCGCATTACCGATGAAGTACTGAACCGCTACCGTTCACGTCGTGAACAAATGGGTGAAGAATCTGCAGCTTCGCTTGAACGTCACTTTATGCTGAATTCTCTGGATCGTCATTGGAAAGAGCATCTGGCGGCTATGGATTATTTGCGTCAAGGTATTCATTTACGTGGTTATGCGCAAAAGAATCCAGAGCAGGAATATAAAAAAGAAGCTTATAACCTGTTTGTAAACATGCTGGGTACGATTAAGTCCGATGTCGTGACAGATCTGTCACGCATCCACGTACCGACACCTGAAGAGCTGGCGGAAATGGAAGCACAGCAGCAGGCACAGGCTGAGGCAATGCGTTTGCAGTTATCTCATGAAGAGTTTGACGGCTTGCTGGCAGGTGAACATGAGGTGACGACCGAGCAAAATGTTCAGGCGAATCCTGTAGCACCAGTCTTTGAAGCACCGGCAAGTCGTAATGCACCTTGTCCATGTGGTTCAGGCCTGAAATACAAACAGTGTCATGGCAAGATCTAA
- the nadA gene encoding quinolinate synthase NadA, producing the protein MNDATKLIANEAKSIVQAHLDRLGVPQEHQMSQQEKLDKFAQIKAELEKQDAVLVAHYYCDPEVQELAELTGGCVSDSLEMARFGRDHPASTLVVAGVKFMGETSKILSPNKTVLMPTLEATCSLDLGCPVDEFTAFCDAHPDHTVVVYANTSAAVKARADWVVTSSCAVEIIEHLDGLGEKIIWAPDQHLGRYIQKKTGAEMLLWDGACIVHEEFRSRGIANMKALYPDAAVLVHPESPMSVVEIADAVGSTSQLIKAAQTLPNQRLIVATDRGIFYKMQQAVPDKILIEAPTAGEGATCRSCAHCPWMAMNELDGILHVLQHKDQEVHVDPVLAERAKLPLDRMLNFSAGLKR; encoded by the coding sequence ATGAATGATGCGACCAAATTAATAGCCAATGAAGCTAAATCGATTGTGCAGGCGCATTTAGATCGTTTAGGTGTTCCACAAGAACATCAAATGAGCCAGCAGGAAAAATTGGACAAATTTGCACAGATCAAGGCAGAGCTGGAAAAACAGGATGCTGTTTTGGTGGCGCATTATTATTGTGATCCTGAAGTGCAAGAACTGGCTGAACTGACGGGGGGCTGTGTTTCCGATTCACTGGAAATGGCGCGTTTTGGTCGCGATCATCCAGCTTCAACGCTTGTGGTAGCTGGTGTGAAATTTATGGGCGAAACCTCTAAAATTCTTTCACCCAATAAAACCGTGCTGATGCCAACTTTGGAAGCGACCTGTTCACTGGACTTAGGTTGTCCTGTCGATGAGTTTACCGCTTTTTGCGATGCGCATCCGGATCATACCGTGGTGGTTTATGCTAACACGTCAGCGGCTGTGAAAGCCCGAGCCGATTGGGTCGTCACTTCAAGTTGTGCAGTGGAAATTATCGAACATCTGGACGGTCTGGGCGAAAAAATCATCTGGGCACCCGATCAGCATTTGGGTCGTTATATCCAGAAAAAAACCGGTGCAGAGATGTTGCTCTGGGATGGTGCTTGTATCGTACATGAAGAATTCCGTTCACGCGGTATTGCCAATATGAAAGCACTCTATCCAGATGCTGCGGTTCTGGTACATCCTGAATCACCGATGTCTGTAGTCGAGATTGCCGATGCCGTGGGTAGTACCTCACAATTAATTAAAGCAGCACAGACTTTGCCGAATCAACGTTTAATCGTTGCTACTGATCGCGGTATTTTTTATAAAATGCAGCAGGCAGTGCCGGATAAAATTCTGATTGAAGCACCAACCGCAGGAGAGGGGGCAACTTGTCGTTCTTGTGCGCATTGTCCTTGGATGGCCATGAACGAGCTGGATGGTATCTTGCATGTGTTACAGCATAAAGATCAGGAAGTGCATGTCGATCCGGTACTTGCTGAACGAGCTAAACTGCCTCTAGATCGCATGCTGAACTTTAGTGCCGGACTAAAACGTTAA